The Streptomyces sp. JB150 genomic interval CGGCCAAGAGGGTGGGTGAAGGATTTCACAAAGTCGTGGGACTGCGCGCCCGCGGAGGTTCCAGCCGTTTCCCGGCGCGTCCTCAGCTCATCCGCAGTGCCAGGAAGAAGTCCAGCTTGTCCTCCAGGCGGGACAGGTCACGGCCCGTCAACTGCTCGATCCGGCCCACCCGGTACCGGAGCGTGTTGACGTGCAGGTGCAGCCGCGACGCGCAGCGCGTCCAGGAGCCGTCGCACTCCAGGAACGCCTCCAGCGTGGGGATCAGCTCCGCCCGGTGACGGCGGTCGTAGTCGCGCAGCGGGTCCAGCAGCCGGGCGGTGAACGCGCGGCGGACGTCGTCGGGGACGAAGGGCAGCAGCAGGACGTGGGAGGCCAGCTCCTGGTGGCCCGCGGCGCACACCCGGCCGGGGCGGGCGGCGGCCACCCGGCGGGCGTGCCGGGCCTCCTCCAGCGCGCCGCGCAGCCCCTCGGCGGAGTGCACGGCCGCGCTGACGCCGAGCGTGACCCGGCCGTCGCCGTCGAGACCCGCGGACAGCGGCTCGCGCACGGCCGCGAGCAGCGCGTCGGCGAGGACACCGCTCTCGGAGCCGTCGTGCTCGGCGGAGACGGCGGGCAGCGGGACGAGCGCGATGGCCTCGTCGCCGGCGTGGGCGACGGCGATCCGGTCGGACGGCTCCGGCCCGGTCGCCTGCGGGTCGACGAGGATCTCCTCCAGCAGCGACTGGGCGGCCGGACCCGTCTCGCCCTCCCCGCCGTCCCATTCGACGCGGGCGACCACGACCTGCCAGTGCGGGGCGGCGCCGAGCCCGGGCAGCAGCACCGGGGCGGCCACCCGCAGCCGCGCGGCGATCTCGGCGGGCGCGGCGCCGGTCTGCACCAGCTCCAGGACCTCCTGGGCTAGCCGCCGCCGCACGGTGCGCGCGGCGTCCCTGCGGTCCCGCTCCACCGCGATCAGCTGGGTGACGCCGTGCAACAGGTCGAGCCGTTCCTCCGCCCAGTCCCCGGCGTCCGCCTCCACGACGAGCACCCAGTCCGCCAGCACGTTCTCGCGGACGTCGCGGGAGGCCTGCGGGGTGCGGGCGGTGCTGCGGATGGGGAACAGGGAGTACGTCGAGGAGCCGGCCGGCACCCGGTGCGGGCCGCGCCGGCCGGTGCGGGCGGCGGACAGGTGCTCGGCGGCGAGCCGGACGCACAGCTCCGCCGGCAGCTCGGCGGACTGTCCCGGCCCGGCGGCCTTCGGCCCGGCGATGAGCCGGCCGGTCGGCGACAGCACCCAGGCGCGCAGGTCCAGGTCGGAGCCGAGCAGGTCCAGGACCACGTCGGGGCCGCCGCCCGCCGGACCGGAGGTCATCATCCGCCGGTGCCGGTCGACGACGGCCGCGAGATCTCCGGCCCGCTCCCCGGAGACCTGCCGGACGACATGCTCGGTGATCGTCGCGAAGGCCACCGACTCGTGCACCGCGAACAGCGGCAGCCGGTGCTTGGCGCAGGCCTCCAGCAGGTCCTCGGGGATGTCCCCCAGCTCGGCCTCACCGACGGCCAGGGCGGCCACTCCCGCCTGCACGAGGATCCGCACGAACGGCTCGGAGTCGGCGGCGTCCCGGCGCCAGGCGAGGCCCGTCAGGACCAGCTCGCCACCCGAGAGGTAGCGGCTGGGGTCCCGCAGGTCGGTGGTCATCACGCCCCGCACCGTGCGGTCCAGCTCGTCCTCGCCGCCGAGCAGCCTGAGGCCCAGCGCGTCGGTGTCCAGCAGTGCGCGCAGCCGCATTCTCGTCGCCGCCGTTCTTTGTCTCGAAACTTACGATGAAACTGTTGGGGTTGGTGGGTTGTGGTCCGCGGGCCGTTCGACGGGCCGACACAGGGTCGTCCGATGCGGTTGCTCACCGTCTCCTCCGCGCCGCCCCAGGTCACGCGCCCGGGCCGGACGTTGCCGGAGGAAAACAGAGAGGTGCTGAGGGCCTTCGTTCATACGAATCTACAAGATGACCGCCCTCACCAGCCAACTCCTTCATGGTTTCTGCGACTGACCGCCCCGGAGCACGGCGCTGTGTACTGGCTCCACTCCGCATGAACGGAAGGTGAACGAGTCGGGCCCCAGACCCACGGATTGGCTCGATCCGCACACCCCACCCGAAGAAGAGAGCCGGTCATGGACTTCCTTCGCCCCGCCAGCCGGGAGGAGGCGCTCGCCGCGCAGGCCGAGCACCCCACGGCCGTGCCGATCGCCGGGGGCACGGACGTGATGGTGGAGATCGACTCCGGCCACCGCCGGCCCGGCCACCTCGTCGACGCCGGCCGCACCGGCGAGCCGGCCGCGTGGGAAGCCGGCGCGGAGCCCGTACGCCTGGGCGCCCGCGTCCCGTACACCGCGATCATGGAGCACCCGCGTGCCGAGCTGCCGGGCCCGGCCCTCGCCTCGCACGCCAACTACCCGGTCCCCACGATCCTCGGCACGCCGGCCATCCCGGTCGACGTGCTCGGACTCGCCGGCCACCACGCCCCGTACGGGCTGCGCGGAGTCGGCGAGGCCCTCACCCTGTCGTCGGCCCCGGCCGTCCTCGCGGCGATCCGGGACGCGACGGGGCTGGAGCCCAACCGGACGCCGGTCCGCCCCGAGCACCTCACCGGCACCGCGTAGACCCTCCGGGCGGCGCACCGGAACGTCACAACCTCCCCGCGCCGCCCGGAGCACCCCACACGCACCGCACCGCTCGCGGGGCGTGGCACGACTAGCGTGATCGTTCGTCTCGGGCCGTCCCCCGGGTCGTGCGGCCGATGCACCTTCCCAAATCCCGCACGTCGCCGACGGCGACCGGCGGGTGCCCCTTTGAACCTTGGGAGTAGGCCCACATGACCCAGCAGTCGCTTGAGCCGAAGACCGTTGCGGAGGACGCGGGTGAGGGAACCCGCGTCCCGGCCGGACGGTCCTGGCTCGACCGGTACTTCCACATCACCCACAGAGGATCCACGGTCGCGCGTGAGGTGCGCGGCGGCATCACCACCTTCATGGCGATGGCGTACATCCTCCTGCTCAACCCCCTGATCCTGTCCGGCAAGGACGCGGCGGGGAACACGCTCGGCCAGCAGGCCCTCATCACCGCCACCGCGTTCGCGGCGGCCCTCACCACGCTGCTGATGGGTTTCGTCGGCAAGGTGCCCCTGGCGCTCGCCGCGGGTCTCTCCGTCTCCGGAGTCCTCGCCTCCCAGGTCGCCCCGGAGATGACCTGGCCGCAGGCGATGGGCATGTGCGTGATGTACGGCGTCGTCATCATGCTGCTGGTCGTCACCGGCCTGCGCGAGATGATCATGAACGCCATCCCGCTCGCCCTCAAGCACGCCATCACCATGGGCATCGGCCTGTTCGTCGCCCTGATCGGCATGGTCAAGGCCGGTTTCGTGCACGAGAACCCGGACCCCGGCGGCGGCCCGGTCCTCCTGGGCCCCGCCGGTGAACTGTCCGGCTGGCCCGTCCTCCTCTTCGCCCTCACCCTCCTCGCCATCTTCATGCTCCAGGCGCGCGGCATCCCCGGCGCCATCCTCATCGGCATCGTCGGCGGCACGCTGCTGGCCGTGATCCTCAACGGCCTCGGCGTCATCGACCCCAGGCAGTGGGCGAGCGGCGCCCCCGAACTGCACGGCAGCGCCGTCTCGATACCCGACTTCTCACTCTTCGGCGAGGTCGAGTTCGGCGGCTGGGGCGAGGTCGGCGCGATGACCGTCGGCATGATCGTCTTCACCCTGGTGCTCGCCGGCTTCTTCGACGCGATGGCGACCATCATCGGCGTCGGCACCGAGGCCAGGCTCGCCGACGACAAGGGGCGGATGCCGGGCCTGTCCAAGGCGCTGTTCATCGACGGCGCGGGCGGCGCGATCGGCGGCGTCTCCGGCGCCTCCGGCCAGACCGTGTTCGTCGAGTCGGCCACCGGCGTCGGCGAGGGCGCCCGCACCGGCCTGTCCTCCGTGGTCACCGGCCTGTTCTTCGCGGCCTGTCTGTTCTTCACCCCGCTCACGGCGATCGTGCCGGGGGAGGTCGCCGCGGCCGCCCTGGTGGTCATCGGCGCGATGATGATGATGAACGCCCGGCACGTCGACTGGGCCGACCGCGCCACCGCGATCCCGGTCTTCCTCACCATCGTGATCATGCCGTTCACCT includes:
- a CDS encoding PucR family transcriptional regulator ligand-binding domain-containing protein, with product MRLRALLDTDALGLRLLGGEDELDRTVRGVMTTDLRDPSRYLSGGELVLTGLAWRRDAADSEPFVRILVQAGVAALAVGEAELGDIPEDLLEACAKHRLPLFAVHESVAFATITEHVVRQVSGERAGDLAAVVDRHRRMMTSGPAGGGPDVVLDLLGSDLDLRAWVLSPTGRLIAGPKAAGPGQSAELPAELCVRLAAEHLSAARTGRRGPHRVPAGSSTYSLFPIRSTARTPQASRDVRENVLADWVLVVEADAGDWAEERLDLLHGVTQLIAVERDRRDAARTVRRRLAQEVLELVQTGAAPAEIAARLRVAAPVLLPGLGAAPHWQVVVARVEWDGGEGETGPAAQSLLEEILVDPQATGPEPSDRIAVAHAGDEAIALVPLPAVSAEHDGSESGVLADALLAAVREPLSAGLDGDGRVTLGVSAAVHSAEGLRGALEEARHARRVAAARPGRVCAAGHQELASHVLLLPFVPDDVRRAFTARLLDPLRDYDRRHRAELIPTLEAFLECDGSWTRCASRLHLHVNTLRYRVGRIEQLTGRDLSRLEDKLDFFLALRMS
- a CDS encoding NCS2 family permease, with product MTQQSLEPKTVAEDAGEGTRVPAGRSWLDRYFHITHRGSTVAREVRGGITTFMAMAYILLLNPLILSGKDAAGNTLGQQALITATAFAAALTTLLMGFVGKVPLALAAGLSVSGVLASQVAPEMTWPQAMGMCVMYGVVIMLLVVTGLREMIMNAIPLALKHAITMGIGLFVALIGMVKAGFVHENPDPGGGPVLLGPAGELSGWPVLLFALTLLAIFMLQARGIPGAILIGIVGGTLLAVILNGLGVIDPRQWASGAPELHGSAVSIPDFSLFGEVEFGGWGEVGAMTVGMIVFTLVLAGFFDAMATIIGVGTEARLADDKGRMPGLSKALFIDGAGGAIGGVSGASGQTVFVESATGVGEGARTGLSSVVTGLFFAACLFFTPLTAIVPGEVAAAALVVIGAMMMMNARHVDWADRATAIPVFLTIVIMPFTYSITAGVAAGVIAYVAIKTAQGKFREIGPFMWALTAIFVVFFALNPIEGWLGVH